The Syntrophorhabdaceae bacterium genome has a segment encoding these proteins:
- a CDS encoding FAD-dependent oxidoreductase: MEKYPHIFSPGRIGKLTAKNRVKYAATETNFPFGDGFVSDREIAYMEAQARGGAGIVTTQGAYPDPKGEGKGFKGMMAIYDDAFVPGLARIADVIRDNGALSCLQILHCGREGGVELDYSLMASPVAQKLSYFKKPREITAAEIRQSITDHVKAARRGVDAGYDMIEISGIVGYLISTFVSRYTNKREDAYGGNIRDRCRLMVEILGAIKEEVGHTFPVGIRLCGLELLDDRGGNSFEESLESFKIAEQAGADYLSVTIGWHESSQSVITRDVPMGHWLYVAEAIKKEVKVPVMMAFRQFLPSIPEKAISEGRIDFWEACRPMIADPELPKKAREGREEEIIPCIACNLCFSRLYFHQPIGCSVRPTLGRERDPEWGYYGFSKVEAPKKVIVVGGGPAGLQCAAVAAERGHKVTVFEKNGLLGGAVLLAAKVDEGAAELLRPVRMLEGQCRRHGVDFRLGIECTPQMIAGEGADVVVMAHGAAPAPLGSAMQVLSPEQVMLQGVEPPGRLAIIGGKGVGLGVAVFLLRNGNFEITILEEGSRLGRDVNPFYLWQYVRFMKEKKVRLLTGTRILDITGEGIRITGPSGETTIACEGIVNARQEPGAVWDGSAREVYYIGDGKMPRRINNAIHDGYRVGMKI, encoded by the coding sequence ATGGAAAAATACCCCCACATCTTTTCCCCGGGCCGGATCGGGAAACTTACCGCAAAGAACAGGGTCAAATATGCAGCAACGGAGACAAATTTTCCCTTTGGAGACGGCTTTGTCAGTGACAGGGAAATAGCCTATATGGAGGCCCAGGCGAGGGGCGGCGCCGGCATTGTCACGACCCAGGGCGCCTATCCGGACCCGAAGGGGGAGGGAAAGGGCTTTAAGGGAATGATGGCTATCTATGACGATGCCTTTGTTCCGGGTCTCGCGCGTATTGCCGATGTGATACGAGACAACGGGGCCCTCTCGTGCCTGCAGATCCTGCACTGCGGGAGAGAAGGCGGGGTGGAGCTTGACTACAGCCTCATGGCTTCGCCCGTCGCACAGAAGCTCTCGTACTTCAAGAAACCAAGGGAGATTACCGCGGCAGAGATCAGGCAATCGATCACGGACCATGTGAAAGCTGCGAGAAGAGGGGTTGATGCGGGGTACGACATGATAGAGATTTCAGGGATCGTGGGGTATCTCATCTCCACTTTCGTCTCCCGCTATACCAATAAAAGAGAGGACGCATACGGGGGAAATATCCGGGACCGTTGCCGCCTTATGGTAGAGATACTCGGCGCAATCAAGGAAGAGGTCGGTCATACCTTCCCCGTGGGCATACGGCTTTGCGGGCTCGAGCTTCTCGACGACAGGGGAGGGAACAGTTTTGAAGAGAGCCTGGAAAGCTTCAAGATCGCGGAACAGGCCGGCGCGGATTATCTCAGTGTTACCATCGGGTGGCACGAATCGTCCCAGTCGGTGATTACGAGAGACGTGCCGATGGGCCATTGGCTTTACGTGGCGGAGGCAATAAAGAAAGAGGTCAAAGTCCCGGTCATGATGGCCTTTCGCCAGTTTCTACCCTCCATACCCGAAAAAGCCATTTCCGAGGGGAGGATTGACTTCTGGGAGGCGTGCCGTCCCATGATCGCGGACCCGGAGCTTCCGAAGAAGGCGCGGGAAGGGAGAGAAGAGGAGATCATTCCGTGCATCGCCTGCAATCTCTGTTTTTCGAGGCTCTATTTCCACCAGCCCATCGGGTGCTCGGTCCGGCCCACCCTGGGCAGGGAAAGGGATCCTGAATGGGGATATTACGGTTTCTCAAAAGTGGAGGCGCCGAAGAAGGTGATTGTGGTCGGCGGCGGTCCGGCAGGTCTTCAATGCGCGGCCGTGGCCGCTGAAAGGGGCCACAAGGTAACGGTTTTCGAAAAGAACGGCTTGCTCGGGGGTGCGGTGCTTCTCGCAGCGAAGGTCGACGAGGGGGCCGCGGAGCTTCTGCGGCCCGTCCGCATGCTCGAAGGCCAATGCAGGCGTCATGGGGTCGACTTCCGTCTCGGCATTGAATGTACGCCTCAAATGATTGCCGGGGAAGGGGCGGATGTGGTGGTTATGGCCCACGGCGCAGCTCCGGCGCCCCTCGGGTCCGCCATGCAGGTGCTCTCACCGGAACAGGTCATGCTCCAGGGGGTAGAGCCTCCCGGGAGATTGGCTATCATAGGGGGAAAAGGGGTAGGGCTTGGGGTTGCCGTATTCCTCCTGCGGAATGGCAATTTCGAGATCACCATTCTGGAAGAGGGGAGCCGCCTCGGACGGGACGTGAACCCCTTCTATCTATGGCAATACGTGAGATTTATGAAGGAGAAGAAGGTCAGGCTCCTGACGGGTACCCGCATTCTTGACATTACCGGAGAGGGGATCCGGATTACAGGTCCTTCGGGAGAGACCACGATCGCCTGTGAAGGCATAGTAAATGCCAGGCAGGAGCCGGGAGCGGTATGGGACGGGTCAGCACGGGAAGTCTATTATATCGGAGACGGCAAGATGCCGAGACGAATAAATAACGCGATCCATGACGGTTATCGCGTGGGGATGAAAATCTGA
- a CDS encoding (Fe-S)-binding protein has product MPSDRYDTPKTPVDLDIRKLDTFRYDMDHCIKCKGCYWVEHTYMPGVNWSVRCPSNYWNDFDSYGAFGKMRIGLGIIDKKLEWTPKLLEIVYADPLCGACDVACKRNLDLEIGLTLEAMRVRAVQDGAGPMPAHKEIAKNIATKHNQFGAPHENRKKWITKDIKVADKADMLYFVGCSASYRHPEIAKATAKIFNASKTPFMLMADEWCCGNTLSSVGMLDEARELAKRNIEAVKASGAKKVVLSCAEGYRMWKVDYPKLLNINTADLGFEVIHLVEFADAAIKAGSLKLTKPVDVRFTYHDSCGVSRLADPWIEWKGTRGWMGCVEPELKRRRGTKGLYIQTRDILNAIPGAKFVEMPRTRENAFCCGAGRGTMEAYPDLASVSAKHRIDEVKHVSAEAVVAACPWCKSNFSQAVKENGDSVKVMDIAELISAAVEL; this is encoded by the coding sequence ATGCCAAGCGATCGCTATGATACACCAAAAACACCAGTAGATCTTGATATAAGGAAACTGGATACTTTCAGGTATGACATGGACCATTGCATCAAGTGCAAAGGCTGCTATTGGGTCGAGCATACCTACATGCCGGGCGTGAATTGGTCGGTACGATGCCCGAGCAATTACTGGAACGATTTCGACTCTTATGGAGCTTTCGGTAAGATGAGAATAGGTCTCGGCATTATCGATAAGAAGCTGGAGTGGACCCCGAAGCTCCTCGAAATAGTCTACGCAGATCCTCTATGCGGCGCGTGCGACGTAGCCTGCAAGCGTAACCTCGACCTTGAAATAGGTCTGACCCTCGAGGCTATGAGAGTAAGGGCAGTGCAGGACGGCGCGGGCCCGATGCCGGCGCACAAAGAGATTGCCAAGAACATCGCCACCAAACATAATCAATTCGGCGCTCCCCACGAGAACAGAAAGAAATGGATCACAAAAGACATCAAGGTTGCCGACAAAGCGGACATGCTCTATTTCGTCGGTTGTTCCGCCTCCTACAGACACCCTGAGATCGCGAAGGCGACGGCGAAGATCTTCAACGCCTCCAAAACGCCCTTCATGCTGATGGCAGATGAGTGGTGCTGTGGAAATACCCTCTCCTCCGTCGGTATGCTCGACGAGGCCAGGGAGTTGGCGAAACGCAATATCGAAGCAGTAAAGGCATCAGGAGCGAAAAAAGTCGTATTGAGCTGCGCGGAAGGCTACCGCATGTGGAAAGTAGATTACCCGAAGCTCCTCAACATCAACACGGCAGACCTCGGTTTTGAGGTAATTCATCTGGTAGAGTTCGCCGATGCGGCAATCAAGGCCGGTTCGTTGAAACTCACCAAGCCCGTGGACGTACGATTTACCTACCATGATTCCTGCGGCGTGAGCAGACTTGCCGATCCGTGGATCGAATGGAAAGGCACCCGGGGCTGGATGGGCTGTGTGGAGCCCGAACTGAAGAGAAGGCGCGGGACCAAGGGTCTCTATATCCAGACGAGAGACATCCTGAATGCCATACCCGGCGCAAAATTCGTCGAGATGCCCAGGACGAGAGAGAATGCGTTCTGCTGTGGAGCAGGCAGGGGGACCATGGAGGCCTATCCTGATCTCGCCTCAGTATCGGCAAAACACAGGATCGATGAAGTGAAGCATGTGAGTGCCGAGGCCGTCGTGGCCGCGTGTCCATGGTGCAAGAGCAATTTCTCCCAGGCAGTCAAAGAGAATGGCGACAGCGTGAAAGTAATGGATATTGCGGAGCTCATATCTGCCGCAGTTGAATTATAA
- a CDS encoding FAD-binding oxidoreductase, which yields MQIKNELAKIVGNDYVSDSMKDREKYSRDYSLLPPGLPDAVVWPGSSEEVGKIVTWANEKDIPVVPVSSAVHFHGSSIPKQGGLVVDLKRMNKIFEIDTDNRLVRFEAGVTWEQLTKELAKKGHRVIMPLLPHGERSVLTDTLEREVPTNIVYDYGEPMQSIEVVWPTGELFRCGSASVNGFPDSKSRGANPSGPGLDFYRLFQQAQGTMGIVTWMSLKMETIPTMDKIFFAPVYDLEYAINFLYRILPRRIGQECLLLNNVDLAAIAADASGEDFDELRAKLPPWALILTISGLVRRPEEKLAYEEKFLTDVLKNEFPKMGLTDNLPGFPGLGRKLMPMLRAPWPTDVPYWKNSVKGGCQNLFFITKPNRVPMFMEVMELVASRYDYPMGEIGSHIQPIEHNRACQVEFSFFYDADDAEEKELVAAIYKDAATALFNEGAFFSRPYGVLAPMVFDKAAGYTAALKRVKKVVDPKNVLNPGNLVF from the coding sequence ATGCAAATCAAGAATGAGCTTGCAAAGATTGTAGGCAACGATTACGTCAGTGACAGCATGAAGGATCGCGAGAAATATTCGCGGGATTACAGCCTCCTTCCTCCCGGCCTCCCCGATGCCGTAGTATGGCCCGGAAGCTCCGAAGAGGTAGGTAAGATTGTAACATGGGCAAACGAAAAGGATATTCCCGTCGTCCCGGTAAGCTCCGCGGTCCATTTTCACGGCAGCAGCATACCGAAGCAGGGCGGCCTTGTCGTCGACCTTAAGAGAATGAACAAGATTTTTGAAATCGACACTGACAACCGTCTGGTAAGGTTCGAGGCGGGCGTCACGTGGGAACAGCTCACCAAAGAGCTGGCCAAGAAAGGCCACAGGGTAATTATGCCGTTGCTTCCCCATGGAGAACGGTCCGTGCTTACCGATACATTGGAGAGGGAAGTGCCCACCAATATCGTGTATGATTACGGCGAGCCCATGCAGTCGATCGAAGTCGTATGGCCTACCGGTGAATTGTTCAGATGCGGCTCCGCAAGCGTAAACGGATTTCCCGATTCAAAATCAAGAGGCGCCAATCCTTCCGGACCCGGCCTCGATTTCTACAGGCTTTTTCAGCAGGCCCAGGGAACCATGGGAATCGTTACCTGGATGAGCTTGAAAATGGAGACAATCCCCACCATGGACAAGATCTTCTTCGCGCCGGTCTATGATCTTGAATATGCAATCAATTTCCTTTACAGGATCCTTCCCAGAAGGATCGGTCAGGAATGTCTGCTGTTGAACAATGTAGACCTCGCGGCTATCGCGGCCGACGCTTCGGGTGAAGATTTCGACGAACTGAGAGCGAAGCTTCCCCCCTGGGCCCTCATTCTCACTATCAGCGGTCTCGTAAGAAGGCCGGAAGAGAAGCTCGCCTATGAAGAGAAGTTCCTTACCGATGTATTGAAAAATGAGTTCCCGAAAATGGGTCTCACCGACAACCTGCCCGGTTTTCCCGGACTCGGCCGTAAGCTGATGCCCATGCTCAGGGCGCCGTGGCCGACGGACGTGCCTTACTGGAAGAACAGTGTGAAGGGTGGATGTCAGAACCTTTTCTTCATTACGAAACCGAATCGCGTGCCCATGTTCATGGAAGTCATGGAGCTCGTGGCCTCGAGATACGATTATCCTATGGGCGAGATAGGAAGCCACATTCAGCCTATCGAGCACAACAGGGCCTGCCAGGTAGAGTTCAGCTTTTTCTATGATGCCGATGACGCAGAGGAAAAAGAGCTTGTGGCAGCAATATATAAAGACGCAGCAACAGCGCTGTTCAACGAAGGCGCATTCTTTTCAAGGCCGTATGGAGTCCTTGCCCCCATGGTTTTCGACAAGGCCGCAGGATATACGGCAGCTTTAAAACGGGTGAAGAAAGTCGTCGATCCGAAGAACGTTCTCAACCCCGGAAATTTGGTCTTCTAA
- a CDS encoding MarR family transcriptional regulator, which yields MGITYRSDLSADENVLMALVRAAETFKRVVSNIFRKHSLSFPQYNMLRVLDASKGGQSRITHVSRIMLVPVANMTGIARRLEKNGFIVRKSDPTDERVTILEITPKGKRTLTYIEKERDDYMHAMLREFADDEKLALLEHLKLLIKNSRRIP from the coding sequence ATGGGAATTACCTATCGAAGCGACCTGAGCGCCGATGAAAACGTGCTGATGGCCCTCGTAAGGGCCGCAGAGACTTTCAAGAGAGTGGTCTCCAATATCTTCCGGAAGCATTCGCTCTCTTTTCCCCAATATAATATGTTGAGGGTACTCGATGCATCCAAGGGCGGGCAGAGCCGCATCACCCATGTGAGCAGGATCATGCTCGTGCCGGTGGCCAATATGACCGGCATCGCGCGGCGTCTGGAGAAAAACGGTTTCATAGTCAGGAAGTCGGATCCCACCGATGAACGGGTCACCATCCTTGAGATCACGCCAAAGGGAAAAAGGACGCTCACCTATATCGAGAAGGAGCGTGACGATTATATGCACGCCATGCTGAGAGAGTTTGCCGACGACGAGAAACTCGCCCTCCTGGAGCATCTCAAACTTCTTATTAAAAACAGCAGAAGAATACCCTGA